GGGTGCGGGGTGGTTCGGTGGTGCTGAGCGGGGCGGGCCTGCGGTGTGCGGCGCGGGCGGCCCAGGGGGTGGTGTGCGCGACCGGGCCGGTCGGGGTGCGGGGTGCGGTCGTGGGCGGCTCGGCGGCGGTGGCGGCCTCCGGGTCCCGGTCGTCCACGCGGCGGCCCCGGTCGGTGACCAGGGTCGGCGGTGTACGGCGCGGCAGCGGTGCCGGGCGCATCGGGCGGACGTCGGCGGTGAGGCCCTCGCCGTGGTCGCGGGCCTGCTGGTGCTGTTCACGGTCGGTGGCCCGGTGGGCGTCACCGGCGTCGCCCCGGCGCGCCTTGCCGTCGTCCGCCCGGCGCCGGTCCCGGCCGTCGTCACCGCGCGGGTCCCGGCCGTCGTCGCGGCGCAGGTCGCGGGCGCGGAAGATGCCGCCGCGCTCGCTCTCGGTGTCTTCCAGGTCGGATACGCCGTCGAGTACGGGACCCAGGGCCGGATCGAGGGCCGGGTCCGAGGCGCGGTCCAGCGGGTCGCCGGCCAGGTCCAGGGGGCCGACCGGGCCCTCCAGCTCGACCGGGCCGTCGAGGACCGCCGGTCCGGTGAGCCCGGTGGGGACCGGGGAGAGGACGGCGGAGCGGCCGTTGACCCGGCGGTCGCCTCCGGGGGTGTTGCCCGCGGGCGGGGCGTCGCCGTCGGTGCGGCCGCTGCCGATCGCCCGCTCGGCGCGGCGGTCGAGGCGGAAGCCGGTGCCGTGGGTGTCCGGGGCGTCGGTGAGGAGGGCGGCCGGGATGAACACGACCGCCGTGGTGCCTCCGTACGGCGATTTCTGCAGGGAGACCCGGACGTTCTGGCGCTGGGCGAGCCGGCTGACCACGAAGAGGCCGAGGCGGTCGGTGTCGGAGAGCTCGAAGTCGGGGGTCTCGGCGAGCCTCAGGTTGGCGTCGAGGAGGACCTCGGGGGGCATGCCGAGGCCGCGGTCGTGGATTTCGAGGGTGAAGCCGTTGGAGACGCGTTCGCCGTGCACCTGGACCGCGGTGTGCGGGGGTGAGAAGACGGTGGCGTTCTCCAGGAGTTCGGCGATGAGGTGGGTGAGGTCGGCGACGGCGGGGCCGCCCACGCCGATCCGGGGCAGCCGCCGGACCTCGATGCGTTCGTAGTCCTCGACCTCGGCGACGGCGGCCCGCACCACGTCCATGAGCTGGATGGGCTTGCGCCACTGGCGGGAAGGGGCGGCACCGGAGAGGATCACGAGCCCTTCGGCATGGCGCCGCATCCGGGTGGTGAGGTGGTCCAGGCGGAACAGGTCGGCCAGCTCGTCGCTGTTCTCGGTGCGGCGCTCCATGGTGTCCAGGAGCGTCAGCTGGCGGTGGAGGAGGACCTGGTTGCGGCGGGCGAGGTTGACGAAGACCTCGGAGACGCCGCGCCGCATGTCCGCCTGCTTGACCGCGGCCTCGACGGCGGCGCGCTGGAGGGTGTTGAGCGCCTGGCCGACCTGGCCGATCTCGTCGCGCTCGTAGGTGAGGTGCGGGGCCTCGGTCTCGACGTCGACCTGTTCGCCCGCGGCCAGCCTGCGCATGACGCTCGGGAGGCGTACCCCGGAGACCTCGTGGGCGTCCTTGCGGAGCCGGGAGAGGTCGCGGACGAGCTCGCGGCCGATGCGTACGGAGACGAAGATCGAGACGATCAGGGCCAGGAAGCCGAGGACCCCGGCTATACCGGCCTGGGCGAGGACCCGGTGGCCGACCGGTTCCGCGCGGTCCTGGAAGCGGTCGCCCATCTCCGTGGAGTCGTCGGCCAGCCGGTCGAGGACGGGCGGGGCCGCCTGCTGCCAGCGCTCGGTGTCGACGGCGCCGGGGCGCTTGGTGGGCCCGGCGGCGATCAGGGTGTCCTCGGCGGTGCGCAGCGGTTCGGCGTCCGGGCTGCTCCAGAACTGCTCCACGCGGCGGCGTTCGGTGGCGGGGAGGTTTTCGAGACTGATGTCGTAGAGGAGCCGGCGCTGGGCCACCAGTCCGGATATCTGGCGGAGTTCGGCGGTGGTGAAGCGGCCCGCGATGAGGCCCGATGCGACCAGCGCGTCCTCGCGCGACAGCATCTCGCGGGCCCGGGATATCCCGACCAGCGCCCGCATCTGCTTGTCCATCGACCCGTTCTCCGTGGTGTGGAGACCGTTGAGGAAGCGGTACGCGGGGTCGACGAGGCCGTTGTAGAAGTCCAGCGCCTTCGCCCGGCCGATGGTGCGCTTCTCGACCGATTCGCGCAGGGAGCCCAGGCCGTCGACGGCGCTCAGGATCGCGTCGAGACGGGTGCGGGCCTCGGTGTCGAGTGCCTCGCGGACGTCGTTCTGCCGGGCGCTGTCCCTGACCTGCGCCACGATCCGGTCGGTGTCGGCGCGTTGGCTCAGCAGGAGCGGCAGGGCGTCGGAGGCGCGGGGGTCGGCCAGGAAGACCAGGGTCTGGCGTCGTTCGGCCTGGACGACCCGGACCGCTTCCTCCAGGGGGCCGGCGACCTTGTCGACGGTGGTGCTGACGCTCATCAGCTCGCTCGCCTGGCGGCCGGTGACGTAGGTGGCGAGGACCCAGAGGCCCGTGAGGGAGACGAGCGGCACCAGCAGCAACGCCACGATCTTCCTGCGGATGGACTTCCCGCGAAAGCGCATGGCCTCCCCCAGATCGGCCCCGCACCGCGGGGGTGGTCTTCTCCCGGTCGTCCCTCGGCCCTGCCCCGACGTTCGCCGTCCGTACACCGGCGCGCATCGGACCATCGGGGGCGAGGGTCCGTCCTGCGTCAATAAACGGCGCGAGCCTACTACTGACACCGAGACAACTCGAAGGCACGTCCGGATGATTTTCGGCCGTCCGGCCAGGCTTTGATCATGAGTTGTCCCGGTATTCCCGGAGATGAAATTCGCGAAAGCGACAGAGGATCCCCACCGATCCCTTGAGTTCGAGCCCGGATCAGTTGGCTGGAATTATTCGATCCATAGCGTTCTGGGGCCGAGAGGCCGCTTTCAGCGGGAATCTTCGGAGCGGGTGGTTCGTCCATATGTACGGGGTAGACGCAGGGCGGGGGCGTGCGCGGCGGTACGGAGTCCATCCGCCAGCGTAGAACCGGCGCGAGCCGGGCAGCCACCCTGGAGTCGGACAGTGGTGGGGAGTTGAAGGACCTTGAGCACGCAGGAGCGCGGGAGCGCCGGAGCACCGGTCGGCACCGCGAGAGCGGGCGCCGCGGACGGGGCGCGGGTTCCGCGGCAGTTGTGGGTGGAGGAGCCGGCCAGGAAGCGGCGGATGCCCGACGCGGTGCGGACGGCCGCGGTGCGGGCCGTTCTCGTCATGTCGCTGACGATCATCCAGGCGATGGTCGCCTTCCTGAGCACGTTGACCGGCTCCTGGCTGGCCTTCCCGATGGTGCTCAGCAGTGTGGCGAGCACGGTGGTCGCCACCTGGGCGGTGCTGGACGTCTGGGTCACCCGGCAGGTGTGGAACCAGCGGTACGGCGTGGTGTCCGAGCCGAGCAGCACCGCCCGGCAGATGCGCCGGGAGCGGCGGCGGGCCCAGCGGGCGGCGCGGGCGGCCGAGCGGGACGAGGCGGGCGGCAGGATACGCGGCCGCCGGAGCGCCGGCGATCTCTCCCGGGCGTGAGGGCGCGGCCTGCGGGCCCCTCTCTCTCGTACCTCTCCCGGCGTGAGGCCTGCCTGCGGGCCTGAATGTCTCATCGGGCCCGCAGGAGCCGGGGGTCAAGCCTCCGGCTGCGGCTCCGCGGTCTGCTGGGTGCTCCGCTTGAACATGCGGGTCGCCGTGATCTCGCCGTGGACCGTCTCGCCCTCCGGGTCCTGCTGCGGCAGCCCGGGGCGCAGGTGCTCCTCCACGCTGATGTATTTCAGCCCGGCCCTCAGGTCCGCGTCGTTGCGCAGCCGGATGACGAGGGGGAATTCGGCGAGCGCGGTCGTGTCGAAGAGGCCGGTCGTGTAGAGCAGCTGCACGCCGAGCGCGTCGGAGACCGCGCGCTGGAGCTCCAGCAGATACGTGGCGTTGGCCCGCCCGATCGGGTTGTCCAGGAACAGGGTGCCCGCGTGCCGGTGGCGGTCGCGGCCCCGGTCGTTGCTGCGCAGCGCCGCCATCGTGCAGTAGAGGGCGATGGCGGCGGTGAGGAGCTGGCCGCCGGAGAAGACGTCGCCCATCTGTCCGACCGGGACCCGCTCGGCGCGGAGCACGGCGTCCGGTTTGAGGATCTCCACCGCGATGCCCTTGGGTCGCAGCGCCGCCTCGACACCCCGCAGCAGCAGGGACATGCCGTCCCGGCGCAGGTCGGAGTTCTTCTTGAGGGCGGCGTGCGTCGCCTCGTCGATGACCTCGCCGAGACGTTCGGTGAGAGTCGCCTGGTCGGGCTCCTCGAAGCGGATCCGGAGGAACTCCTGCCCCGACCACTCCCCCAGCCCCTCGGGGAGCTGGGAGAGCCGCTGCGCCGAGCGGAGCGTGGCGAGCGCCGACTCGACCAGGCCGCGCAGCCGGTCGACGATGGAGTCGCGGTTGCGCTCCAGCTGGACCAGCTCGTCGGTCAGGACGCGCAGCCGGGGCGCGAAGGCGTCGGCCCACTTCTGGGCGTGCTCGGGCAGCGCGGACGCGGGCAGTTCGCGGATCTGCTGGCGGGCGGGGGTGCGGACCTGCTCGTAGCGGGTGGAGTTGGCGTGCCGTACGAGGATGTCGCTCGCCTCCCGCACGGCGCTCTCGGCGGCCGAGAGGTCGGTGGAGCAGCCGCGCAGGGAGCGGCGGGCCTCGGCGGCGGACCGGCGGGCCTCCTCCAAGGTGCCGGGGTACGGATCGGGGCCTTCGGTGCCGTCCTCCGTACCGTGGTCGCGGAGCAGGTCGCGCAGGAGGGCCGCTGTCTCGTCGAAGCCGCCCGCCGAGTCCTCGGCGGTGCGGTGGGCGTGGAGAAGCTCGCTGTGGGCGGCGCGGGCGGTGTCCAACGCGGCGGTGGCGGCGGCCAGTTCACCGGTGGCCGTGCGCAGGAACGCCTGGGCCTGCTCGGCGTCGGCCGGGACCAGCTCCTCGGGCAGCTCGGTGTGGTGCGGTCGCTCGTCGTCGGGGGCGAGCCGCTCGGCCTCGCCACGGAACCGGCCCAGCTGCTCGCTGGCGGTGGAGGCCCGGGTCTCCAGCAGCTGTACGTGGGATTCGGCGCGGGCCGCCGCTGCCTGGCGGGAGGGTCCGTCGGCTCCGTCGGTGCCTTCGAGGAGCTGGGCGGCGCGGGTGCGGACCTTGTTGGTGAGGCGGTCCAGCTCGGCGAGGGCAGCGCTCTCATCGCTCTCGGCGCGGGCCTGTTCGGCGCGCAGGTCGGCGCCGACGCCGACCTTCTCGTACAGCTGGGAGGCGGCCCGGTAGGCCTCGCGCAGGGTGGGCAGCGCGGTGCGGGGCTTGGTCCCGTCGGGCTCCGGGAGGACCTCCGGGGCTCCGGCGATCTCCGCGCGCTCGGCGCGCAGGGCGCGGGCGGTGCGGCGGGCGTCGTCCCCGGCGCGCTGGGCGGCCCGGCGGTCCTCGTCGGCGGAGCGGGCCAGGTCGAGGCAGACGGCGGCGCGGGCCTCGGACTCGGCGGCCTCGTCGACCAGTTCGCGCAGCCGGACCTGCCAGCGGGCCCGCTCCCGCAGCCGGTGGGCGAGCCCGGCCAGCGCGTCGGCGACCCGGCGGGCGCGCTGGGCGGCTTCCTGGCTCTCCTCGCGGACCCGGGCGGTCTCGGCGGCGGCCTCGTCGGCCTCGGCGAGGGCGGTGCGGGCCTCGGCGAGGGCGGCTTCGGCGCTCTCGGCGACCGTACGGGCGGTGGCGGCGGCCTCGGCCAGCTCGGCGAGCATGCCGGGCGGGCAGTCGGCGCGCCAGGAGGCGATGCGGGAGGCGAGGGCACGGTCGCCCGAGAGGCGGGCG
This DNA window, taken from Streptomyces griseus subsp. griseus, encodes the following:
- a CDS encoding nitrate- and nitrite sensing domain-containing protein: MRFRGKSIRRKIVALLLVPLVSLTGLWVLATYVTGRQASELMSVSTTVDKVAGPLEEAVRVVQAERRQTLVFLADPRASDALPLLLSQRADTDRIVAQVRDSARQNDVREALDTEARTRLDAILSAVDGLGSLRESVEKRTIGRAKALDFYNGLVDPAYRFLNGLHTTENGSMDKQMRALVGISRAREMLSREDALVASGLIAGRFTTAELRQISGLVAQRRLLYDISLENLPATERRRVEQFWSSPDAEPLRTAEDTLIAAGPTKRPGAVDTERWQQAAPPVLDRLADDSTEMGDRFQDRAEPVGHRVLAQAGIAGVLGFLALIVSIFVSVRIGRELVRDLSRLRKDAHEVSGVRLPSVMRRLAAGEQVDVETEAPHLTYERDEIGQVGQALNTLQRAAVEAAVKQADMRRGVSEVFVNLARRNQVLLHRQLTLLDTMERRTENSDELADLFRLDHLTTRMRRHAEGLVILSGAAPSRQWRKPIQLMDVVRAAVAEVEDYERIEVRRLPRIGVGGPAVADLTHLIAELLENATVFSPPHTAVQVHGERVSNGFTLEIHDRGLGMPPEVLLDANLRLAETPDFELSDTDRLGLFVVSRLAQRQNVRVSLQKSPYGGTTAVVFIPAALLTDAPDTHGTGFRLDRRAERAIGSGRTDGDAPPAGNTPGGDRRVNGRSAVLSPVPTGLTGPAVLDGPVELEGPVGPLDLAGDPLDRASDPALDPALGPVLDGVSDLEDTESERGGIFRARDLRRDDGRDPRGDDGRDRRRADDGKARRGDAGDAHRATDREQHQQARDHGEGLTADVRPMRPAPLPRRTPPTLVTDRGRRVDDRDPEAATAAEPPTTAPRTPTGPVAHTTPWAARAAHRRPAPLSTTEPPRTPEPPRTTEARPESPQAPAAPDTVGGLPRRVRQASLAHQLREESADRAPHRAPADKVDDYDRDADEVRNRMASLQRGWQRGRRQNAEDAHDAAGPEGTAPGTTPGGDGR